The Oncorhynchus mykiss isolate Arlee chromosome 20, USDA_OmykA_1.1, whole genome shotgun sequence genomic sequence ATACACACATAACACAAGGTTATAGTTCAGACAGAGCAAGAAGAGTTGTccaaaatgtgtatatatatgctaGTGCTAGTGTAGTGGGCCTGGGTTGCCTATGAGTTAGGACACATTTAAtttcgatatatatatatatatatatatatatatatttgtgttatGTCCTACCAAGGTAGAACTGGTGTTATTTACTGCAATGCTAAAATGTATGTCATCTATTGCCATGATAAAAGCAGTGTtgattatttattttcatttagcTACCATTGTAGTTTCTTTAAATCCCCTAgtttaagtcactctggataagagcatctgctaaatgactaaaatgtttatATTCTGgtgaaattatttattttcttcGTCACTGTAGGTCTCCATGACAACCCATGGCTATGTGACTGCCGGCTCTATGACCTGGTCCAGTTCCAGAAGTCTCCGTCATCCTCTGTGGTTCTGATCGACACCAAGCTGCGCTGTGCTGACCCGGAGAGCCTGTCGGGGGTGCTGTTCAGCGAGACGGAGCTCCAGAGGTGTCAGGGGCCCCATGTCCACACAGCTGTGGCCCGGGTCAGGAGCTCCCTGGGGAACAACGTCCTGCTACGTTGTGGGACTATCGGAGTCCCAGTACCAGAGCTGTCCTGGACCCGGGCAGACGGCAAACAGATGAACGGCACTGGTGAGAttcattgatttattgattgattgatttaatttATTTACTGTGTAACACATAGATATAGCCAAAAAGGGATGAAGGACAACaactacaaacaaacaaaaaagttgTTGACTTATTTCCGTTTAGTGTTTCTAAACCTGCTCCAGTCACAGCAGGtcttagcctgatcccagatctgtttgtgctgtcttggaAACAGTTTTGCATAGTtgacagaacagcacaaacagatctgggatcaggctaagaCCTGCCGTGACTGAAGGCTAGGCATACATACATCTGCCTGTTGCCTGAATAAGTAGCTACAGTacttaggacatctattttgggtgttGTAAAGTCAGAAGCTGAAATAGCCTAGATTACAGATGGATGGACGGTTTTCTTTTCACTAATCCTTCTAACTACttttttgtttgtatttatttcacaGTTCAGGAAGAAGTTTCAAAGGAGGGAATCATTTGGTCCATCCTGAGTGTGCCTGCCGTCTCTTACCGGGACTCTGGGAAATACATGTGCAAAGCGACCAACTTCGTGGGGACTGCAGATGCCATCATCTCCCTGGTTATTACAGACTCCTTTAAAAATGAGGAACAAGGTGGCAGCTCCAAGACTAGAAACCAAAGAGGACGGAAAACCGGTGGATTTGGGAAAGCTGCCTACCAGAAGAAACTTGTTGCCAGATACATACCTCCACCAACCACGACGGCAGCTATGCCCATCATCGAGCCACTAGGACCGAGTGGTTTCACAGGGAGGTATGATATCGAGAGCTACAGTATTTTGGATAGTGTGGCCGATGGACAGACGCCCGGTCCTCCTGCCACGGAGCCGGCGATTATTAAGGAAGTGGAGAAGGAGGTTCTTAGCAACCTGGCAGCCAACGCCTCTTCTTTGCAGGCATCGGCGCCGCCGGAGAGACGGGTGGTACGATCGGTGAAGGTCATCGGGGACACCGATCACACCGTCTCCCTGAACTGGCGGGCCCCGACGGCCAAGAACACCACCGAGTTCAGCGTCCTGTATGCCGTTTTCGGCGAGAGGGACATGCGGAGGATCAACGTAGGCGTGGGAAAGAACCGTATCACCATCGACGGCCTTGTGCCAAGGACAAAGTACATCGCCTGCGTCTGCGTCAAAGGCCTGATCCCTAAAAAGGAGCAGTGTGTAATCTTCTCAACGGACGAGGCGGCCAGCGCAAGCGGCACCCAGAAGCTC encodes the following:
- the LOC110499494 gene encoding leucine-rich repeat, immunoglobulin-like domain and transmembrane domain-containing protein 1, which produces MFRGFSLSFCLTLFCFGPFVCSACPSQCNCFFHKLSDGSKARSVLCNDPQITLIPPNFPADTSKLRIEKTAITKISSETFHYLNSLEFLWMSFNSLNSLNVDSFRGLRSLDELRLEGNALTSFPWESLTDMPNLRLLDLHNNKISSIPAEATIYIKNLTYLDLSSNNLATVPPEVLSMWLSVKPSQEDGDSSKYILGLHDNPWLCDCRLYDLVQFQKSPSSSVVLIDTKLRCADPESLSGVLFSETELQRCQGPHVHTAVARVRSSLGNNVLLRCGTIGVPVPELSWTRADGKQMNGTVQEEVSKEGIIWSILSVPAVSYRDSGKYMCKATNFVGTADAIISLVITDSFKNEEQGGSSKTRNQRGRKTGGFGKAAYQKKLVARYIPPPTTTAAMPIIEPLGPSGFTGRYDIESYSILDSVADGQTPGPPATEPAIIKEVEKEVLSNLAANASSLQASAPPERRVVRSVKVIGDTDHTVSLNWRAPTAKNTTEFSVLYAVFGERDMRRINVGVGKNRITIDGLVPRTKYIACVCVKGLIPKKEQCVIFSTDEAASASGTQKLINVVVITVACVIAVPLTLIVCCGALKKRCKKLLGRKSKDIQDSYVTFETLSPGQKPKGMEGEYLARQHPDESNRLLSARSSVDSGATCRNEGPPSEYFC